The Gemmatimonadaceae bacterium DNA segment GGGAACGCGCACGTGCGGCACGTGCTGGTGCAGGCGGCGTGGAGCTATCGGCACCTGCCGCGCGTGGGCAAGCGGCACCAGCAGCGGCAGGCGGGCCAGCCGGCGGCGGTGATCGCGCACGCGTGGAAGGCGCAGCATCGCCTGTACAAGCGCTACCACCGGTTGCAGGACGGCCACGCGCGCCAGGTCGCGGCGGTGGCGGTGGCGCGGGAGTTGATCGGGTTCCTGTGGGCGGTGATGCGCGAGGAGGCGCCGCCGCACGCACAGGCGTAGGAGACAGCTCGGCTCGGGTTCCAGCGGCACGATAGGGAGGACGCGCGGCACACGTTATCGGGTAGCGCTCGCGAGAGCGTGGATCCCCGCGCATAGAACGCGCCTGCTCCGGACGAATCCACTTCGTGCCGCTCCGGTCTCCTGGAGACTGACCGGCGTATAGCAGCAGGATTCATCGTCGAAGCCGCCGCTGGGATCCGAGCCCCTCGCTTCACCACCCTCGACGCGGGAGCGCCGATGTAGCTCGTGCCCTTGACGGATGCCCAGTCATAGCAACGTGTGCTTCTGCTGTGGACGCTCATATAAAAAGGGTTGGGCGGGGTGGCCGCAACCAGCCCAGGTCATCACGGCCACCCCGCCCAACCCATCCTTAGCTGCGGCCATCGGCAGCAAGCATCGTTATTCGGCCTCGCGCCCAAATCGTCGGCGTAGACTCTCCACGTGCTCGATGTCGGTCTGCCCGCTCAGCGCCAAGCGGCCGGTCTCCAACCGACCAACCGCATACTGCATCTTGTTGAGCGCGATGCGTTCGGCGCTCCGCTGCCTGAGATACTCCGTCAGCTGGTCGACGTGCACCACGCCGGCCGGCACATCAGTCTTGAACTCCGCGCTCCCGGTGAAGACGACGACCGACTCGATGGCCTCCCGCGGCAGGAACTCCAGTAGGTTCTGCACGGCCAGCACGTGGCGGAAGTTCTGGTGGATTGGGTTCTGGAACTTGTACTTCCGCCGGAAACGCACGCTGGTCCAAGTCTTGTCAGCAGCGTTCGCGAAGAGCCAGCCATTGTAATCCTTGGTCTCGATCACGAAGACGCCGAAGCGCGAGACGAGGATGTGGTCCACCTGCGTCGTCCCGTCGTCCATGCGAAGGGTGACATGATTCATCAAGTGGTAGTCTGGTGCGCGGAAGTTCCGAGACAGCACCTGCGACACCAGTGACTCACCGGAGTTCTGAAAGGTCGGGAAG contains these protein-coding regions:
- a CDS encoding NERD domain-containing protein, producing MLYDLVILPFREFFEALNAAERSILYILLGAAAALGFLIGRRGRTTEGGFRRFGAWRFPTFQNSGESLVSQVLSRNFRAPDYHLMNHVTLRMDDGTTQVDHILVSRFGVFVIETKDYNGWLFANAADKTWTSVRFRRKYKFQNPIHQNFRHVLAVQNLLEFLPREAIESVVVFTGSAEFKTDVPAGVVHVDQLTEYLRQRSAERIALNKMQYAVGRLETGRLALSGQTDIEHVESLRRRFGREAE